GAAATGAATGACAAACAAAAACCCAAATTCTGTTAATCTTTTTTTATATGTCGGattcatttctttttactttaaacATGCAGCAAGTTCCTCAGAAGCCTCTCAGAATCCTTTATACAAACAGTTGGCACGGGccttatatgaaattataactTTTGGTTCACTTCAAGAGTCATCTGACTGTAATAAAGTGGCATCATTTTGTCAAGGAAGTGACTTGAAGCAGAAAGACGACTGGTTTGATTTAGTTCATAAAGAAGGATCTGAATTAGCTGAAGTATGTACTCTGATCTAATGATTACTTTTACCTGTGTCGATCTAAGTTATtcagatttgaatttgagtacACGTTAAACATTAatagttcaaaattttgaagtttttccGCCTATTTCAAGAGTTTTAGAATGATCAGATCCATACTGAGTGTCAGATAGGGATATTGTCTCAGAGCAGCATAGGTTTCAATTATATCTTCATAAAATCCTAGTTAATATGATTAGCTaatccttatattttatttatcagaTATTGAAGAACATTAATTTTGAACTTCATGTTCAGGAGCCTTTCTTCACTCAGTTAAAAGGTATTATTCTTTTCTGCTGCTTCTGAATTTCTTTGGTTTTTATATCTCCAACTATtacattctttattcttttacaCGATCAGTAGTTTTTGTTTTCCAATGGCTATTATAAGTTTGGGGCAGCAGAATTTGAACTTGTGACCTGCCTTTCAGAGCAAAGGTGAAAACCATGGTTTCACTTTTTGGCTCTTTtctagtactcctttagcagtaCCATCTTCCCTTTTAGACATTTtccttaaatattatattaaagtcAAGACATTTTTCCTACCAATTTGGCATTGTTTGTAGATGGCATCAAAGCAGTAGAAGGAAGATGTGCTGTTGGCGACTATAATAGGTATGCCTCAAAATCGGAGCTTAGTTTAGTTAGTTCATACAACCTTCTTTTAGATAATAGGTCTGGGTTTCAAATCCCAATATTTGCAAGCGTTCAAAATTTCCCTGGCATTGGCCTCCTTTGTACCAAAAAGGATAGGTATGTTAATATTTAGTCATTTGTATGAATCTGGTGGTCTTTGATCTTTTCTGGTGTTCTCCTCTTTTCTTATCTTAACTTTGCAGCTTATACCATTTATGATTCTTGGTTATCTATACATTTAGATCCATCCAATGTAACAACTATAACTCCATACATAGATACTGTAAATCTAATAGGTTCTGATAAACTATGGGAAAACTATgaaactgaattaaaagaaaaaaaaaaaaaacaaaaaaacaaagcaaagaaatgaaatgataaaaaggggtggaaacattttttttttataacatgttgctacttgctaatattaatatttgaataacATAACGTTTTATAGTTTGTGAGATGGGGTTCTTGGGCTTAAGCATTTATTAAGGGTCACGCTTGCTTCTGAGACTTATGATTAAGTTAATTGTATAGTTTAGTACATTTATAAGCTTTCCTCTGTATTTTTCTGGTAATTACTTTGATCAGAATTGCAACTGGAGCTTTGATCCTCTTCAACAAATGCTTGGTACTTGAGGTTCAGGTAAGAGGGCTTTTTGTTTGTGTTGCCCCGATTTTTGGTTCTTTTCTGAAGTACCTGTATCTTGCATTCTTGTGGAACACATATTCAGATATGGGTATACAGATAAGGAACTTTAGGGAACCTCCAAATATAtggaaaacttagaaaaattgTACATACTTGTGTTGGGCACATCTTTGTTTCTGACATTCGCATCCTAGTATAGGTTTTTGTagttattttatgttttgtttttttccccCTCTTAATCtgctatttaaatttatttatttgaatatttctCCTTTGGCAGGATGTTCATTATTATGCTTCATTCTTTGAGATGTTAGAAGCCGAGAGTCTTGCAAAGGTCCTACCTGGAGTTAAAACCATAGATGAAGGTAATAATCCTGTAATTATCTCCCGTGGAGGTAATCAAGGGTTAAATTAAATGATGTTAACTTCAAATAACTTTGGTTTTCCATATTgttttgttcttcatttttcttgaattatCAATGTTCGATATCCATGTTCATAACATATCTAGACATGACTACCCCTTATAATACATAGAGAACATCGAACATACTATGTGAGTTACATATCTGTATTCGATGCTCACATCCTAGTCCAAGTAACATAAAGCCTGTATATTGGACAAGAGTTGAGCTATTTAAAATAGGGTATATTGCTAAGTTGCTacaactcttcatttttcttgatgtATCCATGTTTGACACTTGTGTCTGATGCATACCCGAGTCCAAGTAACAGACAAGTTTTTGTAGAAATGGCAGACAAACCTAACACCTATTCTATAACATTGTAGTCTTAACCATGTTATATGCCTTATGTTTGTGATTCCATGCTGTagccttttttttcctttacatttattttttcttaaaggATCAATGAGAAAATTTTGAACCTTCGAATGATTCAGAAACATCAACGAAATTGATGAAATATTGATCTTTCAGGTGTTCAAGTTTACAGGAAGTTTTACACAGAAGAGAAGGAAAAGACAAATGGTGTAGCTGCAATTTGCGTTGCAAAAATGGCTGCTCAACCCTACCTTTCATTGGCCAGAATACTATCTGTGAGTTGGTTAACTCTGTCTTGTCAATTCGTTGTAATAAAGTTAATCAACAAAAAGGAAGAATTGCaaagatgcaaaattttatttactccAACCAAAAAGCTTTCAAATGAAAGCAATCTGAAACAAAAAACTGTAACCTTTGCTGTTTTCTGTACATAAAATGAGACTAAGCTTTTCTGATGTTGTGCATCTCACTTAAATCATATATGCAAGTAGATGACTGATCTGTCGCAATTcgttgtagcagattaaactactTTTTGTACTTAATGAGCTCGTAGGAAAGCAATTTcgttatgtttttatttagttttcactTTTAGTAGGTAAAAAAGAGAGCAATTTAGGCAATTTATATGACCTTGTGGGCCAAGGTATGCCTAAAGGTAAACTATTATGTTTGGTGAGTGTGCAGGAAATCATTCAAAGGCAAAAAGAAAGTGGACTGCTCATGATGTTGCAACACAGAGCTTGGATGTCGCAACACATCAAGCAGAATACCCAAAGAACAATCTGTCATTGGTGTCGTGACACAAGCCagaggatgtcgcgacacagcctTGAAGACACGCCCAAATAAACAAACTGCCCtcagtgtcgcgacataggCCAAAGGGTGTTGCGACACCTACGCGGCGTGGTCACTTACTGGACTAGGGGTGTTTTCATCTGCACAATGAACTTTAACGAAGATTAGTCAACCATTTTAGGTCAAGGACGGGTTGCTAACCCTAGACCTATAAATATGATTGCTCAAAATAGTTTAGAGGATAGTTTTTCcttagtttaattttactttcatttGAGTTTAGATTTCTTTTGCttgtaatctttattttagtttttattctgTTCTTCCAGAGATCTGGATTGTAGCTTTGTCGGATTCATTGCGGAGTGTTGTTTGCAcatcaatattatatatatcagGATCTTTCTCATCTTTATTCTTGAGTTTTACGAATGtttatctttcaattcaattatattgtATGCTTTAGATCTATGAAGAACTAATCCTGTtagggagattaacgagtggataTGGGGTTAGTTAACACCTATGTAGGATTTCTTAGCGGATCAGTTGGTTGGGAAGGGAAGAACCTAACACCTTAGAATTGACGATCCTAGGAAGTCATGAAGGTAGGAATGAACCTGAAATCGAGATTGTCTGCTATGAACACTTTACCCTAACTTGGTTTGACCTATGACATCGAGAGGCTTTGTTAGGTTAATGACTAGCTGATTGAATAGAACCTGAAGTAGGAGTTAACTATGAATATTGAAATGATTTAGTCTTCTgtcattaaatttgataaattctaCAATCTATTTCTGTCGCTATTGTATTCCTTTGGAAAACCCTTTATCAACTTATGAATAgtcgtaatataatttaattaaagtactaattagaccTATTAGCATAATAattgattttagtttaattaagcttcctttgggtacgatcctcgaagtACTTTTGCTATTTCATTGTACAActctatattacaacctgacttGTATACTTGTAGACACCGCctaatttctatattttgtaGTAATATTCTCACTTCTGACGTTGGTACGCCAGGAGGTGATCAATGACTACATGAAACCCCAAATTTGGTTAAAAATGGACCTTAGCACTTGTAGTGCCATCTGCCTCATCATAGCAGTTTTCTATACACTATAAGGATATTAGCCTCTCTGTTACTATGTGTTGAAATCTTTGTATCTTATGGTACTTGCACTTAATGGTACTTTCACTTAATGAGGGTAGGATATGGGCATGGACTGTTCAGTTTTCAgttttttatgacttttatttttttatatatatggagAAGAACATCCTTACATCTATAGCCTAATATGTGTCAAAAATGGGAGTCAATATAGTGTTTTAGGGAAAGTGAAGAGTTCGGGTCAATGTGGATTGTATCTTTTTACTATTTGGTTGTGTTAAGGCATAATGTTTGATTTAAAAGGTTAGCATATAAAGGTATTTTAAGCCTTAAATGAAGAGCATGTTATTGACTTTATTCCACGAGGAATTCCCTTTGGTAACACTCGAATTACAAGTTAAATTGAGAATTGCTAGAGTAGGTTGTTTTggctcttcattttttttgaagCAATTGAAAATAGTTGTGTTAAACATATGTTCGTACCTGACAATCACACTAGAATTCAAGTAACATAGGTTAGTGTACAAAGGaatattttttgtttgcttggcttgggatgtttttattttattttatgagatGGATGGTTGTGTACAAGGGAATGAAATCGGTGAAAATATATGGAATTGGTTCTTTCAATACTTGTCAAGACTtttgaattaaaacaaaattgtacAAAATGGTTTGAGCTTTAGCTTTAGAAgttgtttatgtttgtttttcATTCACTTTTGGCTCCAAACCGAGCTGCGATTGCCATAATTTTCATTAACCAACCTTTCCTATTTGAGATTTGAGTTCATTTtgaattagttattttaaatttaaatactttcGAGTTcggattattttaaatataagttgtttaactaaattttcttttaatttgattcataaCAAATTTAGACAAGGCTTAACTCACAAATTGGTATCTAAATTATACTCATTTTCCCATATTGATACTTAATTTGTCTTTTGGACACAAGTGGTACctaaactactttttttttctgaagTTAACAACCCCGTTAGTCAAACCGTTAAGTTTCTTCTATAAAAATGGATTAACTCataaattggtacctaaactatgtcatttttatttttgttacctAAACATTTTTTGTGTCATTAGTGGCAcctcaactttttttttctcaagttgATACCTAATGGACTGTTTAACGTCACGACAATAATGTGCACGtgtacactgtcgatgcaagtatagtagatagATGTGAGTCTATCAGATATCGATCCTACagggatggttgtcttttgtttattaatgtcggtgcaataactagatagaaatgagataaattgtgaggatagttgtcggagcaaaaacttgaaaataatataataaaatatgataatgataaactggaatccccaacatgaatcttcaacagaatactaagtgctcacaaggtataaaaggataggtgattgtcgaggcaataaatttcaatgtatatctttCCAAGCGTCACCCCTCTATTTAATCTGAGACTGAAACATGCACAACCCTACCTTCTGATGATGGCAATatgacactattaagaacaagtggactaaattcctctaatcttCACTCAACTTCcattgtaatgcttgttggctcgaactgtcactgcactttccagtgtcagtgactataataacacttccgtgttaagaaacattaaaaccccaagattaaacaataaaagcaagattgaataagataatatttaactaagaattcatgtgtacttccatacaaacagaaaagaaagagtAACCACtagcatttagaaagaaataagaaagaactgagtggagaatactattcctagacaactcgactgaaTTTCTCAATTCCATTTTGTTTCGCACTTAGGTCTCCTCACTAGAAGCTAATTGCATCAATTTTCACATTGGCTCACTCGTGAGAGGCTTAAGCTACCATAACCGCAAGCTTCAAGAtaggatgaagaagatgatggtcAAGAAAAAGCTTTCccctctcatttttttcttctcacgtcaaccttttatgtcctcctccaACAATACATGTGTCATTTCCTTAGAAATATTCTGTTCTTGTACGtacaggttggttataccagactggacagCTCACGCATTTTTAGTTCTTATTCGGACAACTGTCAGGTGTAGCGACATTTCTGGACGCAAtttggaattaactcatgcagcgacattaatgcaaaaagatagcaaaattaaggataaaatagactaggattcactgagttataaaatgcaatttactaaactgataatgctaaaatatatgttaaggataactaaataggaacaatttaaccaataagtaaggaggaaaacctatgttctttctagtgctataaggaggaaaacctatgttctttctagtgctatcacacccccaaacttgagtttttacttgtcctcaagtaaaatagAAACTAGCAAAGctacaaaaaaaattactaaggaaaatgatcattctagcaacttgaaccctctaaattcccaatgaATGAAtcacattcagatgaaagaatattgcaCCGACAATACATAAGCATGAATGAATAAGGTTGCAACTTCATCAATGCTAGCATCATGCTTCAAACCCTAAgttctatctaccaatacaatatttattatacaataccaagtatttatatattatatatattttgggaATAAGATATATCGTTGCATTACTGTACCCTTGTTCTTGAGAAGTAACGAAAGAGTGCAACAAACCCCTAATGAGTATGTAATTGCGCCGACACACACTCATGTAGCAACAACCTTTGGCCAGATTGATTTTTCTGACGCTTGTATTGGAGTGTTCCCTCTTTAACATTCCATACTACACGCACTTTGGAGTGTCTTtaatttataactatatatatatatatatatgagaagtTGTAAAAAgtagattcattcaagatttaaggaATGATGACAGTCATtcattactaatgcaacctaatccattcatcaaagaattgaagctacaacCTTCTGTCAAATTTAATCCAACTCATTTATTGATAgttcacatgattcaagaattaatcatcgaatgtaacaaaaattttcaaacaattttcattaactataattaaatcttgcatgcttcattaccgaaaaaattaaaatgtgggTGCATTTCCAATCCCCATGtgcattcccccaaacttaaagtttgcattgtccccaatgcactaacattaaaatgtaatgacaataaaaatgcaatgacaatgtgtacttatcaaaataaaacttacagctacatgcaatgcatgaatattacaatgaaagcttaaaataaactaacccAATTATCCTCAACCATCGATGTGGCTGCATGATGTTTCTTCCTCCTCCTTCTTTCGTTTTTATCCTTTGAgcgttttctcttcttttctttgggcttcGCACGGTCCTCGGATTGCTCCTTAATTTTTGGCTCTACCCCGGCATCATCGGCTGCTTCCTGTGTAGGAGAGGCCACCTGGAGTGGTCTAGTGTAGACCACATTGCCAATGAATTATATTGCTCCTCACTAGTTATCTCAGCAACTTCTGCCGGGCTCGCTCGATCTCGctccaaattatcaatatttgcaCTCACAGACTCGGGTGCAATGACAATGTTCACAGTAAAATCTtcctattctttttctttttcatcttcaaCAACTTCTTATTCTTTAGCAACAACTTCCTCTTCTACAGTAGCAACTTCCTTTGCAACAACAGTGTTCTCTTGATCAGCAAAAATACCATCCTCGAACAAGCTATCAATTTTTTGCAAGCATTCTTCAATGTCCCTGGATTCCTCTTCTTTGTCATTATCAGAAACCTGCATAATGGGAGGGGATGCGACTGACCTATCTCGATTTTCTAAGTCGTCATCCATAGATGAGAGTTCATAATTTCGAATGATTGGTGGAGACACTGGGAATTTCAGTAGTGGGGATGGACTCAATTGGCTTAATGTGACTACAATAGAACTGTTCCACGCTTTGGTATAagcataaaagaaattttgggaTTTCTCCATATCCTCTAGTGTAGCGACAAGCCTGATCTGCCTATTGCTGATGGAATTGACCATTTTTTTTGACATCTTTCATTTTACGCTATAATGATGTCTCTACATTTAGGTTTGTTCCTTTGCTGTTAGCTTTGGTTTTGCCATTCCTTATCTTACTTGTTTTTGCCTCCTTCAATATCGGAGCATCTTTGCCACGAGTCATTCTTTCTATAGAGGCTTCTTTGACCGAGCCCTTATTTTCCATGACTTCCTCACCATCACAGGGCATGATTCCTCTTTGTTGCCACTATAACATCACCAATGATGGGAAAACCAAGATTCCAATTTGCCTTGTGGCCCATTCAGCAATTTCCTGGTGGAGTATTGCGCCGACATCAATCTTTCTTCTTTTGATGATGGAATGTATCAGACACATTCTATCGAGGGTGACTGTGATGCTATGAGTAAAGGGCTTTAGCCTAcagttgacaaaatgaaaccagATTTTGCTTGGCAGCGTCAGGAATCGACGTtgcatcatataattcttttgatggGAACCCATCCACAATGCTCCTTCGACACACAAGTTTTTCACCAATAGATCTTGTTTTTCATTTGTGATATCCTTAATGAACTCGGAGTGTTCATCTACATCCATCTTTGTGTTGTGCAACTCGTTGATTTTTTTAGTGTCTCATGCTATTAAGCCTTCTCGAACGAAAATAAACTCCAACTCATGATCATAAAGGTTAGCATAAAACTCACGTACCAGTGAAAGGAATTTCTTCCAAGATGGGTGGAAAAAGTTTCCCACGTTAACTTCGAGATGGTTTTGTAGACTTGCTTACCCAAGTCTTGTTGTTGTGAAAGGGAAATCCCTGTCCGGGGTTGAAGTTTCGGTTCAACATATTGTTTTGAAATCGTTCCTTTAccgttttattaaaaaagattaCCGACTCCTTATTATGTACTGGCCTGGGGGATTCCGGTTTACGAACTGTGGTAGCAAAGAATGCATGTTCTTCAACAGATTTGGTGGCTTTCTTGACTGAGCCTCtcattttttccatattttgttgAGGGAAAATGATTTAAAGTTGAAAAGATATGATCTTGAGAAGAGAAAGGAATTAAAAATGGTTGCTTGAATGCATTACAGTCAGTATAGTGGAGTAGGATTTATAGTGAGTGAAAGAGGAAAATCAAGAGACATGTTGTTTTGTGGAGAGATATAAAGCTGGCGGGAATAGTTGTGTCTAATAAAAATTGTGCCTGCTCAGAAGGATCAAATgactaagtgattttttatccaATGGTGGAATCTGAATTTCCTTGAATTCTGATGAGTTATAAATGGTAGTACACAATTACGGAATGCGTTGacaacaaaatttcaatacatcgacaatggtacctaattattctgcaaaaaggaaggaaaataaactttaacaaaacataaataaaataaactaaaatcacagagtaatattaaaaattaaaactttttgaccaatttaatggtctctgcTTGCTTTTGATCACTATTGCCAAAATAGTGTTTCAGCCTCTGTCCATTTACCTTGAACTAGTGTCCATCATGTAAATCTCGAATTGTGACTGCACCTTGAGGAAATACATTGACAACTTCAAATAGTCCAGACCAACGTGAACACAATTTACCTTGGTGCAATTTAAGtcgagaattgaataataaaacctgTTAACCTGCAATAAATTGTCGTTGTAAAATAATCTTGTCATGCCATcatttggtcttttccttataAATCATAGCGTTTTCATAGGCATTTCTCCTAATCTCCTCTAGTTCAGTGATATCCAATAGCCTTTTCTTTCCAGCCacttcatagtccatgttcacttcCTTAATTGCCCATATTACTTTGTGTTCCAGTTCAACTGGCAAGTAACATGCTTTCCCAAAAGCTAATTGATACGGTGACATCCCTAATGAAGTTTTGTATGCTGTTCGCAATGCCCATAAAGCGTCATCTAATTGgaaagaccaatctttccttgaagggtttacaaccttctcaagaatgttcttaatttgtcaatttgatACTTCGGCTTGTCCATTGGTTTGCGAatgataagtagtagccattctataattaactccatatctcttcagtgcggttgccacttggttgcaatgaaagtgtgtaccctgatcattaatcaatgcctttggtgtgccaaagcgagtgagtatatgcttgtaaaaaaatttagcactgtctttgcatcatcctttaGAACTGtaacagcttcaacccacttcgaAACGTAGTCAAtagctactaatatataaagatttccaaatgaactcAAAAACAGTCTcataaaatccataccccaaacatcgaataattcaacCTCTATAATTAGTTGCtgcaacatttcattgcatCGGGATATAGAACCGGTGCGCTGACACCTATCatattgattcacaaaattgtggGTGTCTTTGAATAATGACGGCTAGTAGAATCCTGATTGGAGAACTTTAGTAGCAGTTCTTATACCACTGAAATGACCTCCATAATGAGCATTATGATAATGCTtcaggattgaaagcatctctTCTTCTGGAACACAACGTCGAAtgatgttgtcattgcataccttgaataaatacaACTCATTCCAATTATACTTCACTACGACACGaagaaatcttttttttctatgGCCTGTGACACCCAATGAGAGTTTTTAACACACtagatattaaaaaaatccGTATACCAAGGAGTTGCATCTACAGCAAATAAGTTCTCATCTAGGAATGCgtcgacaatttgaagtatgttgcTGTCTTAGCTATCAACTTCCAATCGAGACAGATGGTCTGCAACTTGATTCTCTGAAACCTTACGGTCTTTTATCTtgatgtcaaattcttgcaatAGTAATATCTAGCGTATCAGTCTTGGTTTGGCATCTTTTTTCGCAAAGAGATTTCTCAATGCTGAGTGATTAGTGAATATAGTAACCTTTTCACTGACAAGATAGGAAcgaaacttgtcgaaagcaaaGACTACAACCAACAATTCTTTCTCTATGGTGGTATAATTGAATTGAGCTTCTGTAAAAGTTTTGCAAGCATAATAGATggtgtgaaatatttttccctttaattGTCTAGAACCGTACCCACAACAAAGTCGCTTGCATCGCatataacttcaaaaggttgagaccaatctgGTGCAACAACAATGGGTGCATTCACTAGCTgcttttttaactaaataaaggTATCCAGACATGCATCGTCAAAGAAGTATTTTTCACTCTGTTCCAACAATGAGCATAAGGGCTttgcaatttttgaaaaatctctaATAAACCTTCTGTAAAACCCGCATGTCCAAGAAAACTGCGAATAACTTTCATGTTTTTTGGTGGAtgtaatttctcaatgatttccaccttagctttgtctacttgaatgccttgactagagatgcgatggcctaacacaatgccttcagttaccatgaaatgacatttttcccaattcaggACAAGGATGTGTGTCCTCACATCCCTTcaatactttatccaaattgtcagcgcagtgatcaaaatcattcccatagactgagaaatcatccataaaaacctaAAGAGTTTTCTATCATATCTGAGAATATTACAatcatgcacctttgaaatgtggctggtGTGTTGCAAAGACGGAAAGGCATACGGCGAAAAGCGAAAGTACCAAAGGGGTAGGTGAAGGTTGTTTTCTTTTGATCCTCCGgtgcaatagcaatttgattgtacccagaatagtcatataaaaagtaataatagACCTTTCCAGCAAGCTGatccaacatttggtcaatgaaaggaAGTGAGAAGTGATCCTTCTTTGTGGCCGCATTCAATTTGcgataatccatacaaactcgCCATCTTGTAGGAATATGTGTAGGAATTAATTTGTCCTTCTCGTTGTAAACCACagtgatgccactctttttaggTACGTATTGCACTTGACTTACCCAATTGCTAACAGAAATTGGGTAAATAATTCCAgaatcaagccattttatgattttcttcttgacaacttccttcatcttctcgtTTAATCTTCTTCGTTGTTCAATTGATTGCTTGccttcatcttccaacttgatcttgtgcatgtAAAAAGAAGGACTAATACCTTGAATATCGACAATACTCCAAGCAACAGCTCGTTTATATTTCTTAAGAATATggaccaatttctcttcttgagttacatccAGTGTTGCGGAGACAATAATTATGTGAGTATTGTGATCACccagaaaaacatatttaagatgaagaggtagtggtttcaattctaGAGTAGGAGCTTCTTCAATAGATGGTTTGAATATTGGGGTTGTTCTATTGTCTAGACCTAAGGATTCAATATGCCATCCATGCTTTAGTTTAAGattattagcttcaaccatGCTGTCACAATCATCTAAGGACTCCGCATCAGATGTCATTGCAAACTCTTCAGAAAGTACTGTGCTTTGGTTATTGAATTCTTCCCCAATTAGATAATCTAGCACATCGACAGTATGGCATTCTTCTTTGTCattgcattgaatagattcaaaaacactGAAGGTGACTTGCTCATCATTAAGTCGCATGGTTAGTTTACTtttgtaaacatcaataagagttcggtcagtggctaaaaatggtcgtcccaagattatgggaacctccTTGTCTGCCTCACAGTCCAGTGTGATAAAATAAGccgaaaaaatgaatttatccacaCGAACTAAGACATATTTGATTTGCCCTTCAGGTAGCCAAGGATCGATCGGCTAGTTGTAATGTCACTACAGTAGAtttcatgtgaccaattcccaactttctaaaagtagatagtggcattaggttaatgttagctcccaagtcgcataaagccttgcccaaataatgatttccaattgaacatgggatggTAAAACTCCTAGGATCTTCCAATTTAGGGGGTAATTTGTTTGTCAAAACAGGACTACAACCTtctgtgagtgcaatagtttcaatatcagtgaacttcttcttcttggacaagaggtctttcataaatttcccataactcGAAATTTGTACTAGAGCATCTACTGAAGAAATGTTGATCTGCAGTTGCTTTAGTGTTTCTAGGAACTGTTGATATTGCTTGTCATGCTCATTCTTCCTGAATCTTTGTGGGAAAGGTAAAGGTAGATATACATCTGCATGCGTCGACACATTTGATTGCGTCGATAGTTTCGAAGGTTAGacattaggc
The Gossypium raimondii isolate GPD5lz chromosome 8, ASM2569854v1, whole genome shotgun sequence DNA segment above includes these coding regions:
- the LOC105791008 gene encoding uncharacterized protein LOC105791008 isoform X2, with protein sequence MEQSSSPGTNPVELSNSIEELLKFTLQSHLNGTLELDIGLSKQFCSSLLNHPSTSPISLNASSSSEASQNPLYKQLARALYEIITFGSLQESSDCNKVASFCQGSDLKQKDDWFDLVHKEGSELAEILKNINFELHVQEPFFTQLKDGIKAVEGRCAVGDYNRIATGALILFNKCLVLEVQDVHYYASFFEMLEAESLAKVLPGVKTIDEGVQVYRKFYTEEKEKTNGVAAICVAKMAAQPYLSLARILSCAGNHSKAKRKWTAHDVATQSLDVATHQAEYPKNNLSLVS
- the LOC105791008 gene encoding uncharacterized protein LOC105791008 isoform X1 is translated as MEQSSSPGTNPVELSNSIEELLKFTLQSHLNGTLELDIGLSKQFCSSLLNHPSTSPISLNASSSSEASQNPLYKQLARALYEIITFGSLQESSDCNKVASFCQGSDLKQKDDWFDLVHKEGSELAEILKNINFELHVQEPFFTQLKDGIKAVEGRCAVGDYNRIATGALILFNKCLVLEVQDVHYYASFFEMLEAESLAKVLPGVKTIDEGVQVYRKFYTEEKEKTNGVAAICVAKMAAQPYLSLARILSEIIQRQKESGLLMMLQHRAWMSQHIKQNTQRTICHWCRDTSQRMSRHSLEDTPK